The following DNA comes from Occultella kanbiaonis.
GCGCCCACGGCGGCGCCGACCGGGGCCGATTCGTCGGTGCGGGGTCGGTGTCGGGATCCGTTGTGCCCGAACTCCGCCGCGCCGCGGCAACCCGGCGCTGGGACCGGTGTGGTGTCGTCGGATCCGCATGCCGATCATCCGGATCCGCCGACCCGGTCGATCGATCCGGGGTCGGTGCCGATCCTGGCCGGGTACGGGCCGATCACCCCGGCCACGGCGCGGGCGATCGCGGCGGGTGGGATCTGGCGGCGCCTGGTCACCGACCCCCTCTCGGAGACGGTGCTGGATCTCGGGCACACCCGGTACCGGCCGACCCAGGAGTTGGCCGATCACGTCGTGGCCCGGGACCGCACCTGCGTGCGGCCCGGCTGCTCGTGCCCCGCGGGCGGGTGCCAGTTGGACCACAACGTGCCCTGGGTCGATGCCCCGGATGGGTCCGAGGAGCCCGGCGACCCCGCCGGTGGGCGGACTGCGGCGGACAACCTGTCCCCGCTGTGCGGCCGGGACCACAACGTCAAGACCCACGGCGACTTCGAGGTCGAGCAGACCGAGCCCGGCGTGTTCGAGTGGACCACCCCGGCCGGGCTGCGCTACCGCCGCGAACGCGACGAGACCACGACCTTCCTCGGCCACATCATCAACGGCACCCTCCACCCACCCCTGCCCCCAGACGCACCACCACCCTTCTAGCCAGGCCGGCGAGGGCCTGTTCTCGGCCGCAAGCAGTCGGCAGACTAGGGCGCATGCGATACACGACGGCGATCCATCAGACCGGAAACAACACTGGCGTCCCAGTTCCGGAGGAGGTCATGGCGGCCCTGGGGCCGGCGAAACGACACCTCGTCGTCGTGACCATCAACGGACATACCTACCGCAGTTCGGCCGTCTCCTACGAGGGCCGGTTCATGATCTCCCTGAGTGCCGCGAACCGGGCGGCTGCGGGTGTCGCCGGCGGCGACACGGTCGAGGTGGACGTCGAGCTCGACACCGAACCCCGCGTGGCCGAGGTCCCGCCGGAGCTTGCGGCGGCGCTCGCGGAAGACCCGGCGGCCAAGTCCTTCTACGAGTCGCTCTCGGCCAGCAAGCAGAAGCGTTTCACGCTGCCCGTGGCCGAGGCGAAGACGGACGAGACCCGGACGAGGCGGGTCGAGAAGGCCATCACCGCGTTGCGCGAGGGTCGGGTGCTCTGACGACCGGGCTCGCGTGTCGGCCGCGTCAATCGCCGATCACCTGAGCCCTGCGAGGGCAATCGGACCTACGATCACCAGATGACCTCAAACATCGTCACCGTCAACGGCACCGTCGGGATCCGGGAGCGCCTCGCGTTGCCGGAGGGCTCGGTCTTCACGGTCAAGCTGGTCGCCCACGACGGTGAGGTGCTCGCCGGGGCTGCCTTCGACGCAGGGGTGGGGGACGCGGACTTCACGCTCACCGTGGACGCAGCCGACGCCCCGAACCGGAAGAAGCTCGGCCTCTGGGCGAAGCTGACCTCATCGGTGGGTACCTGGGGCACCCCGGAGCTCGTCCACGTGTACGAGCCGCTCACGGACCTGCTCCTGGTCCGCGTGGAGAACTGACGAGCCCGCCTGGGTGAGCTGACCGCTAGGGCGTCAGGCCGTCAGAGGCGAGCTGGCGAGAGTGCCACTCCGCGGCTCATCCACCGGATGCGCCGCACGATCGCACCCGTCAGGGACCCGAATCAGCCGGGGATCCGGTTCCGCAGTCGGTGCTCCAGGTTCGCCCGGACCGCTGGCCACTCAGAGCGCAGGATCGAGAAGAGGACCGCGTCCAGCAGGGCGCCGTTTCGGAAGCGTCGATTCGCGCGCAGCACGCCGTCCTGCTTCGCACCGAGACGTTCGATGGCGGCACGGGACTGGTGGTTCACCCACTGCGTCCGCAGGCCGACACACTCGCACCCCAGGGTCTCGAACGCATGCGTGAGCAGCAGCAACTTCGACTCCGCGTTCGTGCCGCTCCCGTGGGCAGAGGCCCGGTTCCAGGTGTACCCGATCTCCAGGCGTGGCACCGCGGGGTCCCAGTCGTAGTACGTGGTCATCCCAAGCACGGTCCCGTCCGGCCGGAGTGCGGTGAACGCCAGCATCTCGCCGCGAGCCTGACGCTCCAGTCGGCTCTCGATCTCACCGGCCATGTCCTCCGGCCGCGGGATCGAGGTGTACCAGCGGTCCCACATCCGACCGTCCTGCACCGCGTCGACGAGGCCGTCGTGGTGTGCTGGGGAGAGCGGCTCCAGCCGAACCAGGTGGCCGGTCAGGGTGAGGTGTTCGAGCGGAATCGACATGCGCCAAGGGGATCACGCCGGGCCGGGGCGGCTCCACTCGCCACGCCCGGCGAGCCTGCGCCCGCCCCGGGAGTCCAGCGGCCACCCGGGACAGCGACCGCCTCAGGACTCAGGCTCGGGCGGCGGCCACGTCCGCCAGGCGCATCTGCCCGAGCCAGCCCGGGATCGCCCGCCTGACGTCCGCGGGCCCCTCGACGGTGACGTCCCCGGAGCGCAGGGCGCCTTCCCAGCGGGCCTCCCCGCGCCACAACCGGACCAGCGTGCGCAGGGTGGTCCGGACGGTGGCGATCGACCCGAACCCCGGGTCGTAGTCGCAGACGTCCACGTCGTCACCGGTGACCACCAGCCACCATCCGCCGACCCGGAGGGGCAGGTCGGAGAGCCGGAACTCCAGCACCGTGCGTGTCCGCGGCCACGCCGCCACCGGGATGGTCCGGCGCATGTCCCAGAACAGCAGGTGCGGGTCCAGGTCGTCCTCGCCGAGGTCACCCACCCACCGCAGGCCCCAGACCCCGAGTGCCTCGACCACCTCCTGCAGATCCAGCCCGGACTCGGTCAGGGCGTAGCTGACCTTGCCGCCCACCTCCACCCGGCGCACCAGGCCGGCCCGGTCAAGGCTGCGCAGGCGCTTGGAGAGCAGCGCCGGCGACATCTTCGGCAGCCCGCGGCGCAGTTCGTTGAAGTGGCTGCTGCCGGAGATCAGCTCCCGGATGATCAGCAGCGTCCAGCGCTCGTCGAGCACCTCCATCGCCTTCGCGACAGGGCAGAACTGACCGTACGTCGCCATAGTGACCTCCTCGTCCTGCGCCAATTAGACGCCTGCCGCGACCCGCTGACCAGTACAGATCGTGAACCACCTCCGGTTCAGAGATGGCACTGGAGGCGCAGGTCCGGCGGCCGCACGCTGGGAGCTCCCCCAAACGAAGGAGTTCCGACCATGGCACAACAGATCACCACCGACCCCGTCGACCGCGAACTCAAG
Coding sequences within:
- a CDS encoding YbaY family lipoprotein, with the protein product MTSNIVTVNGTVGIRERLALPEGSVFTVKLVAHDGEVLAGAAFDAGVGDADFTLTVDAADAPNRKKLGLWAKLTSSVGTWGTPELVHVYEPLTDLLLVRVEN
- a CDS encoding GNAT family N-acetyltransferase; translation: MSIPLEHLTLTGHLVRLEPLSPAHHDGLVDAVQDGRMWDRWYTSIPRPEDMAGEIESRLERQARGEMLAFTALRPDGTVLGMTTYYDWDPAVPRLEIGYTWNRASAHGSGTNAESKLLLLTHAFETLGCECVGLRTQWVNHQSRAAIERLGAKQDGVLRANRRFRNGALLDAVLFSILRSEWPAVRANLEHRLRNRIPG
- a CDS encoding HNH endonuclease signature motif containing protein, whose product is MPILAGYGPITPATARAIAAGGIWRRLVTDPLSETVLDLGHTRYRPTQELADHVVARDRTCVRPGCSCPAGGCQLDHNVPWVDAPDGSEEPGDPAGGRTAADNLSPLCGRDHNVKTHGDFEVEQTEPGVFEWTTPAGLRYRRERDETTTFLGHIINGTLHPPLPPDAPPPF
- a CDS encoding YdeI/OmpD-associated family protein: MRYTTAIHQTGNNTGVPVPEEVMAALGPAKRHLVVVTINGHTYRSSAVSYEGRFMISLSAANRAAAGVAGGDTVEVDVELDTEPRVAEVPPELAAALAEDPAAKSFYESLSASKQKRFTLPVAEAKTDETRTRRVEKAITALREGRVL
- a CDS encoding winged helix-turn-helix transcriptional regulator, with protein sequence MATYGQFCPVAKAMEVLDERWTLLIIRELISGSSHFNELRRGLPKMSPALLSKRLRSLDRAGLVRRVEVGGKVSYALTESGLDLQEVVEALGVWGLRWVGDLGEDDLDPHLLFWDMRRTIPVAAWPRTRTVLEFRLSDLPLRVGGWWLVVTGDDVDVCDYDPGFGSIATVRTTLRTLVRLWRGEARWEGALRSGDVTVEGPADVRRAIPGWLGQMRLADVAAARA